In one window of bacterium DNA:
- a CDS encoding histone deacetylase, translated as MVLHPACALHDTGWKHPEHQGRLPAIVNALYQETPALHQAVLQREAEPASRSALLRVHTPEHLDRIEAAAARAAREGGAVFLDADTVVSAASWEAARAAAGCAITAAELVLRGEARTAFALTRPPGHHATADRAMGFCLFNNVAVAARHVQAEWRVGRVLIVDWDVHHGNGTQDIFYNDPTVYVLSLHLRGHYPGTGSAEERGVGAGIGATRNVELPYGLPAAEYRRIFEEQLEAALAEVEPDFVFISAGFDCLAGDPLGGLLLEPEDLYAMTRLVIERTAATAGGRVVAVLEGGYVPARLGAGVVRVLRALAGLPPEG; from the coding sequence CTGGTGCTGCATCCCGCCTGTGCGTTGCACGACACGGGCTGGAAGCATCCGGAGCACCAGGGTCGGCTTCCGGCCATCGTGAACGCGCTTTACCAGGAGACGCCGGCGTTGCACCAGGCGGTGTTGCAGCGCGAGGCGGAGCCCGCGTCCCGTTCTGCGTTGCTGCGGGTGCACACGCCGGAGCACCTCGACCGGATCGAGGCGGCGGCGGCGCGGGCGGCGCGGGAGGGCGGGGCGGTGTTCCTGGACGCGGACACGGTGGTCTCGGCGGCGTCGTGGGAGGCGGCGCGGGCGGCGGCGGGCTGCGCGATCACGGCGGCGGAGCTGGTGCTCCGTGGCGAGGCCCGGACGGCGTTCGCGCTCACGCGGCCGCCGGGCCATCACGCGACGGCGGACCGCGCCATGGGCTTCTGCCTGTTCAACAACGTGGCCGTGGCTGCGCGGCACGTGCAGGCGGAGTGGCGCGTCGGGCGCGTGCTGATCGTGGATTGGGACGTGCACCACGGCAACGGCACGCAGGACATTTTCTACAACGACCCGACCGTCTACGTGCTCTCGCTGCACCTGCGCGGGCACTACCCGGGCACGGGCTCGGCGGAGGAGCGCGGCGTGGGCGCCGGGATCGGCGCCACGCGCAACGTGGAGCTCCCGTACGGACTCCCGGCCGCGGAGTACCGCCGGATCTTCGAGGAGCAGCTCGAGGCGGCGCTGGCCGAGGTCGAGCCGGACTTCGTCTTCATCTCGGCGGGGTTCGACTGTCTGGCCGGCGATCCGCTGGGCGGGTTGTTGCTCGAGCCCGAGGACCTGTACGCGATGACACGGCTGGTGATCGAGCGCACGGCGGCGACGGCCGGCGGCCGGGTCGTGGCCGTCCTGGAGGGCGGGTACGTGCCGGCTCGCCTCGGGGCGGGCGTCGTCCGGGTCCTGCGGGCGTTGGCCGGTCTGCCGCCGGAGGGGTGA